A portion of the Clostridium gelidum genome contains these proteins:
- the ybeY gene encoding rRNA maturation RNase YbeY translates to MIYVDNRQSKLEVNDSLIENLSKVIEFALKEEEVDIKCEVSLVFVDNDEIKEINNDTRGINKETDVLSFPMLEYENKKVFKEIYKNYKFAQSDFDGDELVLGDIVISLEKALEQSKEFNHSYEREASYLVVHSVLHLLGYDHMEDGEKSVMRSREEEILNKLSITREGI, encoded by the coding sequence ATGATTTATGTAGATAATAGACAAAGCAAATTAGAAGTAAATGATAGTTTAATAGAAAACCTATCAAAAGTAATAGAATTCGCATTAAAAGAAGAAGAAGTTGATATAAAATGTGAGGTTTCTTTGGTCTTTGTAGATAATGATGAAATTAAAGAAATTAATAATGATACTAGAGGAATAAATAAGGAAACGGATGTATTATCGTTTCCTATGTTAGAATACGAAAATAAAAAAGTATTTAAGGAAATTTATAAAAATTATAAATTCGCTCAATCTGATTTTGATGGTGATGAACTTGTACTTGGTGATATTGTGATTTCACTAGAAAAAGCATTAGAGCAAAGCAAGGAATTTAATCACTCCTATGAAAGGGAAGCTTCATATTTAGTAGTACACTCAGTATTACATCTTTTGGGGTATGATCATATGGAAGATGGAGAAAAAAGTGTTATGAGAAGTAGAGAAGAAGAAATACTAAATAAACTTAGCATAACTAGAGAAGGCATATAG
- a CDS encoding diacylglycerol kinase gives MKIKKTLESFNNAITGIIDTVRTERNMKIHLIVALGVLIISFFFDITKYEFLILAITITMVITAELINTAIEATIDMTTNYYHPLAKIAKNAAAGGVLIAAINALLVGYIIFWDKLSSFSFDLIKKVKNSEPYTIFIVLVIVCIATIIAKAIFGEGTPLKGGMPSGHSALGFSIATAISLITEEPICILLSFLLAFITAQSRVDSEVHSILEVIVGAIFGIVLTLSIFTLFRL, from the coding sequence ATGAAGATTAAAAAAACTTTAGAAAGTTTTAATAATGCAATAACTGGGATTATTGATACTGTAAGAACCGAAAGAAATATGAAAATACATTTGATTGTAGCTTTAGGGGTTCTAATTATAAGTTTTTTCTTTGATATAACAAAATATGAATTTCTTATTTTGGCAATTACAATAACTATGGTAATAACGGCTGAACTAATAAATACAGCTATAGAGGCAACTATAGATATGACAACTAATTATTATCATCCATTGGCTAAAATAGCTAAAAATGCAGCAGCAGGTGGTGTGCTCATTGCAGCTATAAATGCATTGCTAGTTGGGTATATTATATTTTGGGATAAATTATCTAGCTTTTCATTTGATTTAATTAAAAAAGTTAAGAATTCAGAGCCATACACAATATTTATTGTACTCGTAATAGTTTGTATAGCAACAATAATAGCAAAAGCAATATTTGGAGAGGGTACTCCATTAAAGGGTGGAATGCCAAGCGGGCATAGTGCACTTGGTTTTTCTATTGCAACTGCAATATCGTTGATAACAGAAGAACCAATTTGCATACTACTTAGTTTCTTATTAGCATTTATAACTGCGCAAAGTAGAGTAGATTCAGAAGTTCATAGTATTCTTGAGGTAATAGTTGGAGCAATTTTTGGGATAGTATTAACTTTATCCATATTCACTTTGTTTAGGCTTTAA
- a CDS encoding HD family phosphohydrolase — protein sequence MNIKKNYKNNNKIQRIVLFILVFAIGYLLLVTEITPKQYSLKEGDIPSVDIKAPRDTVDEKATKEKEEQALEKVGKQYTLKPEVKKEAKENIEALFEELKNLYVTVNSKVEKNESEKITELEKLTEFQLTEAQCKTLISIPKDNLADLETKTINIINKVYEKNINENDEVALQGVRGAAMLEIDALKLDDGVSSVLKPIIQKQINANVFFDGEKTNEKIQETQKNISKVIIKQNQIIVKEGEPVTQVQIDILSDLGMLDDKNETVNIYVYVALAVFLALVLVLQYSYIKLNYKEIFKSNKKLILISVINLISLIFARTIGIISPFLIPFACAPMMLTLLLNYKISLVLSTLNIIIIGALNGFDAQVMMLGMVSSILGATLLKKMQQRNELLYSTIAIAIVGAILTLSTGLLISSNVGDVLIKAGITVIGGLLSGVFALGILPFLEGMFNEVTTLKLLELSNPNNPLLKKLLMEAPGTYHHSMLVANLAEMAAEEVGANSVITRIGCYYHDIGKIERPYFFGENQMGGDNPHNNITPSLSAMIIKSHVKDGLELAQKHNLPKVIQDIIEEHHGNTLVKYFYYTMKNSAEDPNKIKEEDYMYEGPIPSSKEAGIVMLSDSVEAAVRSIKEPDKEKIKEMVNSIMDDKLSSGQLNNCDLTLKDIEKIRTCFLTTLNGIYHHRIEYPKEKIKDLNGENKENKIKTKG from the coding sequence ATGAATATAAAAAAAAATTATAAAAATAATAATAAGATTCAAAGAATTGTATTATTTATACTTGTATTTGCTATAGGTTATTTATTGCTTGTTACTGAGATAACTCCAAAACAATATAGTTTAAAAGAAGGAGATATACCTAGCGTAGATATAAAAGCTCCAAGAGACACTGTGGATGAAAAGGCAACTAAAGAAAAGGAAGAACAAGCCCTTGAAAAAGTAGGAAAACAATATACGTTAAAACCTGAAGTTAAAAAAGAGGCGAAAGAGAATATTGAAGCTTTATTTGAAGAGCTTAAAAATTTATATGTTACTGTCAATTCTAAAGTTGAAAAAAATGAAAGTGAGAAAATAACTGAACTAGAAAAATTAACAGAATTTCAGCTTACAGAAGCACAATGTAAGACTTTAATAAGTATTCCTAAGGACAATTTAGCAGATTTGGAAACTAAAACAATTAATATAATTAATAAAGTATATGAAAAAAATATAAATGAAAATGATGAAGTTGCCCTTCAAGGAGTACGAGGAGCGGCTATGTTAGAAATAGATGCTCTAAAGCTAGATGATGGAGTATCAAGCGTATTAAAGCCAATTATTCAGAAGCAAATAAATGCAAATGTTTTTTTTGATGGAGAAAAGACAAATGAAAAAATACAAGAAACTCAAAAAAATATATCTAAAGTAATAATAAAACAAAATCAGATTATAGTAAAAGAAGGGGAACCTGTAACGCAAGTTCAAATAGATATTTTATCAGATTTAGGAATGTTGGATGATAAAAATGAAACAGTAAATATATATGTCTATGTAGCACTTGCAGTATTTTTAGCACTAGTTCTAGTTCTTCAATATAGTTATATTAAACTAAATTATAAGGAAATATTTAAGAGTAATAAAAAATTGATTTTAATAAGCGTTATAAATTTAATTTCACTAATATTTGCTAGAACAATAGGAATTATATCACCATTTTTAATTCCATTTGCTTGCGCACCTATGATGCTTACATTATTATTAAATTATAAAATATCACTTGTACTTAGTACCTTAAACATAATAATTATAGGAGCATTAAATGGATTTGATGCTCAAGTTATGATGTTAGGCATGGTAAGCTCAATACTCGGAGCTACATTGCTTAAAAAGATGCAACAAAGAAATGAACTATTATATTCAACAATAGCTATTGCAATTGTAGGTGCAATACTAACATTGTCCACAGGACTATTAATATCAAGTAATGTTGGAGATGTACTAATAAAAGCTGGTATTACAGTTATAGGAGGACTTCTATCAGGGGTATTTGCACTGGGAATATTGCCATTTTTGGAAGGTATGTTTAATGAGGTTACAACTTTAAAATTATTAGAATTATCAAATCCTAATAATCCACTTTTAAAGAAATTATTAATGGAAGCACCAGGCACATATCATCATAGTATGCTTGTTGCAAATCTTGCTGAGATGGCGGCAGAAGAAGTTGGTGCTAATTCAGTAATTACTAGAATAGGGTGTTATTATCATGATATTGGAAAAATAGAAAGACCATACTTTTTTGGAGAGAATCAAATGGGGGGAGATAATCCTCATAATAATATAACTCCTAGTTTAAGCGCCATGATAATAAAATCTCATGTGAAGGATGGTCTTGAGTTAGCCCAAAAACATAACTTACCCAAGGTAATTCAAGATATCATAGAAGAACATCATGGAAATACTTTGGTTAAATATTTTTATTATACGATGAAAAATAGTGCTGAAGATCCAAACAAAATAAAAGAAGAGGATTATATGTATGAAGGGCCTATACCAAGTTCCAAGGAAGCTGGCATAGTAATGCTTTCAGATAGCGTTGAAGCTGCTGTAAGATCAATTAAAGAGCCGGATAAAGAGAAAATAAAGGAAATGGTTAATAGTATTATGGATGATAAGTTATCATCTGGTCAATTAAATAACTGCGATTTGACATTAAAGGATATAGAAAAAATTAGAACATGCTTTTTAACTACATTAAATGGTATATATCACCATAGAATAGAATATCCTAAAGAGAAAATTAAAGACTTAAATGGCGAAAATAAAGAGAATAAAATCAAAACTAAGGGGTAG